From the Pseudodesulfovibrio indicus genome, the window CACAGTTTATTAGCAAAGCAAAAGAGCAGGTGGAGATGATCCCGCACAAAACCCCCGCCGATACCGAGGCCGATCACCTGGTGGAAGTGATCGATAAGAACAACCGCCCCCTGGCCGTGCTCTCCAAGCGCACGGTGCACCGGCAGTTGCTCCTGCACCGGTCCGTACAGGTCCTGGTGTTCAACCCGGAACGGAAAATCTACCTGCAAAAGCGCAACGCCAACAAACAGTTCTTTCCGGGACGGTGGGACATCTCGGCCCGCACCCACCCCAGGGCCGGGGAATCCACCTTCGACGCCGCCGTGCGCGCGCTCCGGGAGGAGCTGAACCTGGAAATAGAGCATCCCCAGTTCGTCCGAGAGCTGCCCGCCGGCCCGGAAACCGGGTTCGAGCACGTCGCCCTGTTCGAGGTGACCAAGAACACCCTGCCCATCGTTCCCGGCAGCGACTCGGTCTCCGAGGGGTTCTACTACTCCCCGGAAGAGCTGACCTGCCTGGTCAAGGAATTCCGGGAGCTGCTCACCCCCAACCTGGTGATCCTCTGGGAGTCCGGGCTCCTGGTCCCGGCCTAATCCCGCAGCAGCAGACCGCTCAATTCCTCGTGAATCCGGCCGTTGGTGGCCAGAATGCTCCCGGAACCAAAGGCGTACGGGACGGTCGCGTCGTATTCGCTGACCCGGCCCCCGGCCTCGGCCACCAGCAGCAGCCCGGCGGCGGTATCCCAAGGATTGAGGGCCCTCTCGTAAAACCCGTCGAACCGCCCGCAGGCCACGTAGGCCAGGTCCAGGGCCGCCGCGCCCGGACGCCGTATGCCCTGGGTCAGCGGCAGAAGCGTCCTGAAATGCTTGAGAATGTCGTCTATGTGCGCGTCGATGTCATAGGGAAAGCCCGTGGCCAGCAGGGTCTTTTCCAGGTCCGCCTCATCGGTCACGGACACGGGAATGCCGTTGCAGGACGCCCCCTGTCCCTCCACGGCGGTGAACATTTCGCCCAGGAGCGGAAGGTTGACGACACCCAGGACCACCCTGTCGCGATGCCACAAGGCGATGGAATTGGCCACGAACGGCAGGCCGTGGGCAAAATTCGTGGTCCCGTCCACCGGGTCGATGATCCAGGTCAACTCGCCCGGCCGGGTCTCCTTGGCCGTTTCCTCGGCCAGGAAGTCGGAACCGGGCAGGAGGACGGCGAGCTCCTCCTTGAGCATGGCCTCCACGGCCATGTCGGTCTCGGTCACCAGATCGATGCGCCCCTTGTGCATGATCTTCCGGGTCCTGCCCGCGCCTTCGCGGACGATGTCGCCCGCCTTGTCCACGATGGCCTTGAGCGGCTCCATGAGAGCCGCTGCGTCGAATCGGGTCGTCATTTCCGGTACTCCTCAAAGAAAAAGGGCGGCCTTGACCGCCCTGCCTGTGCAAATAATCCAGGATGCGCGGCCTGTTAGGACCGGCGCTGGATGAAGAACTCAACCGTACGGTTGTAGGTCTTCTCCTCTTCCTTGGTGAAGTAGCAGGCGGGAAGTTCTCCCCGCTGCCGGTGATAATGCAGGCATTCGCAACATATGCCGTGCTTGTCACAGTTGTAGGTGCAGGTGCAATATTGCTCGTTGATCTTGGATCGCGGACACTGGTCCTTTTTCTTCATGACGTTTCCCCTAGTCCCCCGGATGATGCGGTGTGGTCAAGTCCTCCAAAAGCCCGGACACAGTAGCCAACAGCGGCCAGAGAGTCAATAATTCGGCCCCATTGATTCCCGAAGGCCCTCTTTTCCTCGCCGTGATCAACCACTGGGCGCTCGGTGCGGAGAAAGGGAATTTCGGCGCGCTTATCATTGAATTCCGGGCCATATGTGTATAGTCTCATTAGATGATCACGCGAGGACGACCACCCGCCCTCCTTCATTCGACCCGGAACGCCGCCGATGTGGAAAAAAGCATTCAGCCAGGCTCCTGGCTACCAAAGAAAGGGGAGAAAGACCCGCATCAGGCTCAAGACCCTTGAGGCACTCAAGGAATTCATCGATTACGAGCACATCAAGCACTGTCTGATGCGTCCCTATTTCGAGGTCCAGGACTACCCCCTGGTGGAGGCCCGCGAGCTGCTGCCCTCCTTCGAGGTCGATCTCTACGAACACAAGAACCTGCCCGGTTTCTCCATGGTCGCCTTCGAGCGCCAACTGAACTCCTTTCAGGAAATTTTCCAGTTCGACGCCCTGCACTCCCCCTCGGATTGGGAGGAGATGCTGATCCAGGACTCCTGTTCGGTAGCCGAGAACGTCCGGTCCACCAACCTGCGCACCTTTCTCAGCCGCCTGCCCAAGCGGTACCACCAGGACTTTCTGGGCAAATTCGAATCCAAGGACATCTGCGCCCTGGGCAACTACGACCGCATGCTGCCTTTCCTGCTGGAGCTGGAGCGCGCCCACGTCCTGGCCCAGGACTCGTCCGGCGAGTTCACGCTGCAAGGGATGTACGCCTCCCTGCCGTCCAACCTGGACAGCGAACTCAAGCAGTTCGGGCTGAAGATCGGCAAGTTCAAGCCGGGCAACAACCTGCTCTACGAATGCAACCGGTTGTTCGTGTACCAGTTCATGATGGAGCTGCACGGATTCCCCATCGTCTCGGAGCGGCGCACTTCCTCGGCCATGTTCGCCATCCGGCTGCTGCGCCAGCACGAGCGGTTCATCGTCCGCGTGCTCGGCCAGAGCGACCGGACCATCACCACCCTGATGCCGCCGCCCAAGGGCACGCCGCGGCGGTCGGTGAAATATCCCCGGGTGGAGAAGATCGCGCTGACCCAGGTCAACGAGAACCAGAAGGAACTGGTGGAAGTCCTCAAGGACCAGGGATTCTTCATAGACCCCAAGAAGCGCGTGGTGATCCTGCGCGTGACCTACCAGCAGCACGACTACAACGCCAGGAACGTGCGCGAGGACCGCGCCCTGTCCGTGCTCAAGCAGGAGATCATCCACCCGATCACCGGCAGGATCATCGAGGGGTTGAACATCATCCAGAACGTGCGCAACATGATCCTGCGCCTGAACGACATCGTGCGCGGCGAGTACCGCATCCCGGTGAACTACAAGCGCCAGGAGCTGATCGAGTCCACCGAGACCCACGAGCACCGGCTCAAGGTCCTGTACGTCTGGCTCTCCAAGCACATGCACCGCATCGTGGACTACTCCGACGACTACTACTCCCAGCTGGTGCGCGTGCTCGACGCCTACCTGCTCTCGCCGGAACACTACGACGTGTTCAACGAGTACCACGACCTGCACCAGGAGGTCTGGTCGCGGTACAGCCAGATACAGCAGGCCCGCAAGATCCGGGTCCTCGAGGAGCTGCGCTCGCGCAAGTACAAGGGAGAGACCATCTCCTACAAGCGCAGCCTGGAGCTGACGGCCGAGATCCTCAATGATCTGAAGTTCGAGATCGTCAATTATTTCGACAAACTGGTCGTGAAAATTTTGATCATAGGCAACGACGTGGTCTCCGACGCCTACCTGTTGCGCACCTATGTGCGCAACGAGGACAAGGACCTGTCGCCCTATGGCAGAGAAGTCAAGAAACTGTACCAGCAACTGGTCATGCTGCTCGACGAGTTCCGCGCCATACGGAAATCCCGCATTTCGAGCCAGTCCGGTTCCGGTCAATAATCACATCCATCCCAAGGAGTATACAGTGGAAAACCTGGCAACCACCCCGCTCACCGCATGGCACAGGGCCAACGGCGCCAAGATGGCCCCGTTCGCCGGTTTCGACATGCCGGTGCAGTACAAGGGCATCATCGTCGAGCATAAGCACACCCGCGAAAAAGCGGGCATTTTCGATATCTGCCACATGGGTGAGTTCAAGCTCTCCGGCACGGGGGCCAAGGACGCCCTGAACACGATCGTCAGCCACGACCTGAACACCCTGGGCGCTGGCAAATGCCGCTACGGGTTCCTGCTCAACGCGTCCGGCGGCATCAACGACGACCTGATCGTCTACTGCCTGGCCGAGGATGAATACATGCTCGTGGTCAACGGCGCGTGCAGGGAAAAGGACTTCAACCACATCAAGGCCAACCTGCCCGACAATTTGACCTTCACTGACATCAGCGACGAGACCGGCAAGATCGACGTCCAGGGCCCCGAGAGCCTGGCCGTGCTCAACGACGTCCTTGGCGGAAGCTGGAATCACCTCAAATACTTCAACTTCGAGCAGGCTTCCCCGCTCGGCATCCCGATGATCGTCAGCCGCACCGGGTACACCGGCGAGCTGGGCTTCGAGCTGTACCTGCCCTCCGACAAGGTGGTCGAGGTGTGGGAGAAGCTGGCCGCCGACGAGCGCGTGGAGCCGGTTGGACTGGGCGCGCGCGACACCCTGCGCTTGGAGATCGGCTACCCGCTCTACGGCCAGGACCTGGACGAGCAGCGCACCCCGGTTGAGGCAGGCGCGGGCTTCTTCCTGAAAAAGGAGTCCGAATACATCGGCAAGTCCGGCCTGGGCCGGGTGGACGAATCCCTGATTCCCCTGTCCATCGAGGGCCGCAGGACCGCCCGCCATCACGACCAGGTCTGCCTGCCCGACGGCACCCCGGTGGGCGTGGTCACCTCCGGTTCCTTCGCCCCGAGCCTGGGCCACTGCGTCGCCCTGGCCTACGTCAAGGCGGACGCCGCGGACAACGAAACCTTCCTGATCAAGACCGCCCGCGTGGAGCTTGAGGCGAAAAAGGTTGCCCTGCCCTTCTACAAGGAAGGCACCGCCCGTATGAAAATCGACTAGACGCCCCTGGTCTTCGACACAATGACAAAGCCCCCGATCCACCAGGACCGGGGGCTCTTTCTTGTGTCCGCCCTCGCGAAGCGACACAAAAAATTCAGGAGGGAGAGGGAGATGGGGGTCCGGGGGAAGGGGGAGGCGCTCTCCGCCCGCCTATTGCGGGCCGAGGGAAAGCATGCGTTCTTCCAGGCGGCGCTTTTCGCGTTCCATGACTTCGGGGGTCAGTTTTTCGGTCGTCACCTCCATGGGATCGCCAAGATAGACCGGGCAGCGGGTGAACGGCAGGGGCAGGACGAAGCGATCCCAGGACTTGTCGAAGACCTTCTTTCGCTCGGGGTAGGCCCGCAGGGGAATGATCTTGGCACCGGCGCGCTGGGCCAGGAAGATGACGCCGTCCTTGGCCCTGTGGCGCGGCCCCTTGGGACCGTCGATGGTGAACACGGCCATGCGGTTTTCCCTTTCCATGACCCGCTTGGCCTGGAGCAGCGCCCTGACCCCGCCGCGCGTGCTCGAACCGCGTACCGTGGAGTGTCCAAGCCGCTCCAGCACCCGGGCGATGACCTCGCCGTCCTTGCTCTGGCTGACAAAGGTCACCAGATGGGAACTGAGGGTATGGCCATAGGCTGTAAGGGGAAAGATTTCGCCGTGCCACAGGGCGAGTACCACGGCCTCGCCCCGTTTGTTGCTCTCGATGAAGCTGCCGGGATCGCCCACGACCTCAAACCGTATGGACCGGGTCCACAGGCGGAACAGCCAGGAGATAAAAGGGGCGAAGGACGCGGGATCGATGGGTATCTTCATGGTTTCGCTCGAATTCCGATTTACCTCTGTCTACCGGCTCCCCGCGCGAAGGGCAAGGGGGCGGGACCATCGAAACTGTCTTTGGACCATACCCCCGGAATACGGCTTATCAATTTGACCAAAACCGGGTATCCATGCTGGAGTATTTCATCAAGGAGAAGATATGACTGATATTTCCATCGACTGCAAAGGACTTCCCTGCCCCCAGCCCGTCCTCCGCGCCAAGGAGGCCATCGAAAAGGATGCGCCGTCCAGACTGGTCATCGTCGTGGACAACGACGCGGCCAGAGAGAACGTGTCCCGCTTCCTGACCATGCAGGGCTACGCCGTGCAGGCCGAGCCGTCCGGGGCCAACCACGTGATCACCGGCACACGCGAGGGCGAATGCGCCGAGTGCGCGGTCATATCCGAGGCCGAGATCACCGCCGAGACCAACGAAAAAATCCTGGTCTTTATCCCCGCCGAGACATTGGGATCGGGCGACGACACCCTGGGCGGCAACCTGATGTACAACTTCATCCTGACCCTCAAGGAACTGGGAAGCGACCTGTGGCGCATCATCCTGGTCAACGGCGGCGTCAAGCTGGCCGTGTCCGGCAACCGGTGCCAGGAGAAGCTGAAGGAGTTGGAGGACGCCGGGGTTTCCGTGCTGGTCTGCGGCACCTGTCTGGAATTCTTCGGTCTGAACGACCAGCGCGGCGTGGGCGACGTGACCAACATGCTCGACGTGGTCACCAGCTTCCAGCTTGCCACCAAGACCATTCGGGCTTAGAAGACGGGGCATGCCCCAAAATACCCCCGATACCATCCGACTGAATAAATTCATCGCCCAGAACGGCGTCGCGTCCCGGCGCGGCGCCGACGAACTCGTGTTCGCCGGGCGAGTGACCGTCAACGGCCAAAAAGCCGATTCTCCCGGCGTCCAGGTGGACCCGGACCGCGACGAGGTCGCCGTGGACGGCAAGCGGGTCGGCGCCAAGGCCGCTCCCGCTGACATCACCCTCATGCTCCACAAGCCGGTGGAGACCGTGACCACGGCAAAGGACCCCCAGGGCCGCACCACCGTGCTCGACCTGCTGCCCGCCGACATCGTGGACAAGCGCCCGTTCCCGGTGGGCCGCCTCGACTTCTACTCCGAGGGGCTGCTCCTGCTGACCACGGACGGCGACCTCTGCTACCGGCTGACCCACCCCAAATACCACCTGCCCAAGGTCTACGTCGTGACCGTCCGCGGCATTGTCCCGCCCGCCGCCGAAGCGGCCATGCGCAAGGGCATGAAGCTCAAGGACGGCGTGCAGCTCGCCCCGGCCAAGGTGCTGGTGAAGCGTCCCGTGGCCGGCACCCAACAGGTGGAGATCACACTGACCCAGGGGATTAACCGCCAGATTCGCCGCATGTGCGAGGAGCTGGGGCTGACCATCCTGCGCCTGAAGCGCGTCAGCCAGGGTCCCCTGGAACTCGGCAGCCTCAAGCGCGGCCAGTGGCGCGAACTCTCCGCCAGGGAACTCGCGGACCTGAAACGGGCGGTGGGACTGGCCTAGCAGGCAGCACATCGTCTCTCCCCTTTGCCGCGCCAAGGAGTGGTGGTGAAGACAAAACAGGCCGCACGGTGCATCGAAAACGCACCGTGCGGCCTGTTTTTTCGGCTGACGAGCCGACCGCGCCGTTTCAGGGCGGCTAGAACCCCTGGGTGTTGTCCTCCACCTGGGTGCCTGCGGGCGGGGTGAAGGTGAACATGTCCGGACCCAGTTCCACGTCGGTCTCCACGTTGGCCAGGCGAACCTCGTTGCCGTTGCCGTAGAAGTCCACGATCATAACCTGCCGGAGCAACCCGGTGTCCGGCTCCACGCCGATGAAGGCCAGGACCATGCCCGGCTCGGCCTCCTTGGGCACCAGCTGGAGCACGGTGTAGCCCTTGCCCCATCTGGCCCGGACCTCGTCCGCGCCCGCCCACTCGGTCTTGACCACGAAATCTTCCTTGATGTTGGCCCGGCCGGACAGAAAGCGGAGGATGGTCTTGGAATCCAGAAGAGTGGCCACGCTGTACTTGATGGCCAGTTCCTCGTCGCGGATGTAGTCCCAGGCGTATTCCTCACCCACCACCAGCAGCTCCTCCTCGGGCGCGGAGGTCTCCCAGCGCACCTTGGAGGGGTTCATGAACCAGATCTTGCCCTTGCGGTGCTCCACCTGGCCGCTGGCCACGTTGGTCAGGTCCTGCTCGAAGTCGGCCCGGAATGTTTTAAGGTCTTCGTATCGCTTCTGAATCAGGTCCGGCAAATCCTCGGTTTTGACCGCATCCGCAGCCGGGGAAAGGGCCGGGGACAGGAGCAGGAACAGGATCGCAAAAATGGCACAAAATATTCTAGAGTTCATATAATCTCCAATTATTCAGGCTTGATGACCTTTCGCGGCTTGCTCCCCTCCTGGGGACCGAGGATACCGTCCTCCTCCATCTGCTCGATGAATCGGGCCGCGCGGTTGAAACCGATGCGCAGCCTGCGCTGCAACAGCGAGATGGACGCCTTGCCCTGGTCAAGCACGAACTGTACCGCCTCGTCGTAGACCGGGTCGTCCGTGGAGCTGACCCCGCCGGAACCCCCGCCGTTGCCCGTGTTCGGACTCCAGTCGCTGAAGTCCAGCTCGAACTCCTGGGGTACGGACTGTTTCCAGAAATCGACCACATGCGCAATTTCCGTCTCGTCCACGTACGCGCCGTGCATCCGCTTGAGCTTGCCGCCGCTGGGCTTGAAAAGCATGTCGCCCTTGCCGAGCAGCCGCTCCGCGCCCACGGCGTCGAGAATGGTCCGGGAGTCGAACTTGGAGGTCACGAAAAAGGAGATGCGGGTCGGGAAGTTGGCCTTGATCAGGCCGGTGACCACGTCCACGCTGGGCCGCTGGGTGGCCAGGACCAGGTGGATGCCCGCGGCGCGCGCCAGCTGGGCCAGCCGCACGATGCACTGCTCCACTTCCTTGGCCGCGGTCATCATCAGGTCGGCCAGCTCGTCGATGATGATGACCAGATAGGGCATGTGCTTCATGTGCTCGAACTCCTCCGGCACATTGTCGCCCATCTCCTCGACTTTCTTGTTGTATCCCTCGATGTTGCGGACGCCCAACTGGGCCATTTTCTCGTACCGGCAGTCCATTTCGAAGACCGCCCACTCCAGGGCGCTCTTGGCCATGTTCATGTCGGTGACCACGGGATGGACCAGGTGCGGCAGGTCCGCGTACGGAGCCAGCTCGATGCGCTTGGGGTCCACCAGGAGCAGCTTCACGTCCTCGGGCCCGGCCTTGTACAGCAGGGACAAAAGGAACCCGTTGATGCCCACGGACTTGCCCGCGCCGGTGGCGCCCGCCACCAGCAGGTGCGGCATACGGGCCAGGTCCGCGACCTTGGTCGCGCCCTGGATGTCCTTGCCGAGGGCCAGGGTGAGCGGCGACTTGGAGCCGGTGAATTCCTTGGATTCCAACACTTCGCGCAGATAAACCATCTCCCGCTCAATGTTCGGTATCTCGATGCCCACGGAGTCCTTGCCCGGAATGGGGGCCTCGATGCGCACGGACTCGGCGCGCAGGGCCAGGGCTATGTCGTCGGTCAGGTTCTCGATCTTGGAGACCTTGATGCCGGGCGCGGGCTTGAACTCAAACATGGTCACCACGGGACCGGGGACAACGTGCTGGATTTCGCCCTGCACGTTGAAATCGTTCAAACATTCCTTGAGCTTGTCGGCCAGGGGCTGGAGCACCGCCGGGGTCTGCGATGAGGACTGCAGCGGGGGCGCGGTCAGCAGCGCGGTATTCGGCAGCCCGCCGGGTCCGGCCGGAACGTTGACCGGAGACGGAACGGATTTCGCCGCAGCGGGTCTGGGCTTTTTCGGGGGCGGAGAAACCTTCACCGGGCGGTCCTTTTCGCCCGCGTCCAGGTCCACGAACTGGAGGGGCGTTTCTTCCTCTTCCGGCTCGCGTTCTGCCTTTTCGCGCGCCTTGGCCTCGCGGCGCAGTGCGCGCGCCTCCTTGCGCTCCATGGCGCCCTCCCGGTACCGCTCCCACCACTGGCCGAGCACGACCCAGACAGAGGCCCAGCTGAAGCCGAGCAC encodes:
- a CDS encoding NUDIX hydrolase; the encoded protein is MIPHKTPADTEADHLVEVIDKNNRPLAVLSKRTVHRQLLLHRSVQVLVFNPERKIYLQKRNANKQFFPGRWDISARTHPRAGESTFDAAVRALREELNLEIEHPQFVRELPAGPETGFEHVALFEVTKNTLPIVPGSDSVSEGFYYSPEELTCLVKEFRELLTPNLVILWESGLLVPA
- a CDS encoding pseudouridine synthase; this encodes MPQNTPDTIRLNKFIAQNGVASRRGADELVFAGRVTVNGQKADSPGVQVDPDRDEVAVDGKRVGAKAAPADITLMLHKPVETVTTAKDPQGRTTVLDLLPADIVDKRPFPVGRLDFYSEGLLLLTTDGDLCYRLTHPKYHLPKVYVVTVRGIVPPAAEAAMRKGMKLKDGVQLAPAKVLVKRPVAGTQQVEITLTQGINRQIRRMCEELGLTILRLKRVSQGPLELGSLKRGQWRELSARELADLKRAVGLA
- a CDS encoding DUF6485 family protein, whose protein sequence is MKKKDQCPRSKINEQYCTCTYNCDKHGICCECLHYHRQRGELPACYFTKEEEKTYNRTVEFFIQRRS
- the gcvT gene encoding glycine cleavage system aminomethyltransferase GcvT codes for the protein MENLATTPLTAWHRANGAKMAPFAGFDMPVQYKGIIVEHKHTREKAGIFDICHMGEFKLSGTGAKDALNTIVSHDLNTLGAGKCRYGFLLNASGGINDDLIVYCLAEDEYMLVVNGACREKDFNHIKANLPDNLTFTDISDETGKIDVQGPESLAVLNDVLGGSWNHLKYFNFEQASPLGIPMIVSRTGYTGELGFELYLPSDKVVEVWEKLAADERVEPVGLGARDTLRLEIGYPLYGQDLDEQRTPVEAGAGFFLKKESEYIGKSGLGRVDESLIPLSIEGRRTARHHDQVCLPDGTPVGVVTSGSFAPSLGHCVALAYVKADAADNETFLIKTARVELEAKKVALPFYKEGTARMKID
- the yedF gene encoding sulfurtransferase-like selenium metabolism protein YedF, whose protein sequence is MTDISIDCKGLPCPQPVLRAKEAIEKDAPSRLVIVVDNDAARENVSRFLTMQGYAVQAEPSGANHVITGTREGECAECAVISEAEITAETNEKILVFIPAETLGSGDDTLGGNLMYNFILTLKELGSDLWRIILVNGGVKLAVSGNRCQEKLKELEDAGVSVLVCGTCLEFFGLNDQRGVGDVTNMLDVVTSFQLATKTIRA
- a CDS encoding LolA family protein, encoding MNSRIFCAIFAILFLLLSPALSPAADAVKTEDLPDLIQKRYEDLKTFRADFEQDLTNVASGQVEHRKGKIWFMNPSKVRWETSAPEEELLVVGEEYAWDYIRDEELAIKYSVATLLDSKTILRFLSGRANIKEDFVVKTEWAGADEVRARWGKGYTVLQLVPKEAEPGMVLAFIGVEPDTGLLRQVMIVDFYGNGNEVRLANVETDVELGPDMFTFTPPAGTQVEDNTQGF
- a CDS encoding inositol monophosphatase family protein — its product is MTTRFDAAALMEPLKAIVDKAGDIVREGAGRTRKIMHKGRIDLVTETDMAVEAMLKEELAVLLPGSDFLAEETAKETRPGELTWIIDPVDGTTNFAHGLPFVANSIALWHRDRVVLGVVNLPLLGEMFTAVEGQGASCNGIPVSVTDEADLEKTLLATGFPYDIDAHIDDILKHFRTLLPLTQGIRRPGAAALDLAYVACGRFDGFYERALNPWDTAAGLLLVAEAGGRVSEYDATVPYAFGSGSILATNGRIHEELSGLLLRD
- a CDS encoding DNA translocase FtsK; the protein is MARRRNTTVQTERKGRGNEIIGLFLLFLSAFLFLSILSFDPGDPSFNQAVTSGRKVHNVVGYAGSYCAGFLVEMFGVGAIFLPLYFLYLGLSRFISRLKLSFTRWLGVIGLFVAFEAWAMHPWFFSVPEDAYGLIGSGFFGRSVITKYTLPYLRPVGTFLLWLFVTIVSVQGVLGFSWASVWVVLGQWWERYREGAMERKEARALRREAKAREKAEREPEEEETPLQFVDLDAGEKDRPVKVSPPPKKPRPAAAKSVPSPVNVPAGPGGLPNTALLTAPPLQSSSQTPAVLQPLADKLKECLNDFNVQGEIQHVVPGPVVTMFEFKPAPGIKVSKIENLTDDIALALRAESVRIEAPIPGKDSVGIEIPNIEREMVYLREVLESKEFTGSKSPLTLALGKDIQGATKVADLARMPHLLVAGATGAGKSVGINGFLLSLLYKAGPEDVKLLLVDPKRIELAPYADLPHLVHPVVTDMNMAKSALEWAVFEMDCRYEKMAQLGVRNIEGYNKKVEEMGDNVPEEFEHMKHMPYLVIIIDELADLMMTAAKEVEQCIVRLAQLARAAGIHLVLATQRPSVDVVTGLIKANFPTRISFFVTSKFDSRTILDAVGAERLLGKGDMLFKPSGGKLKRMHGAYVDETEIAHVVDFWKQSVPQEFELDFSDWSPNTGNGGGSGGVSSTDDPVYDEAVQFVLDQGKASISLLQRRLRIGFNRAARFIEQMEEDGILGPQEGSKPRKVIKPE
- a CDS encoding lysophospholipid acyltransferase family protein, translating into MKIPIDPASFAPFISWLFRLWTRSIRFEVVGDPGSFIESNKRGEAVVLALWHGEIFPLTAYGHTLSSHLVTFVSQSKDGEVIARVLERLGHSTVRGSSTRGGVRALLQAKRVMERENRMAVFTIDGPKGPRHRAKDGVIFLAQRAGAKIIPLRAYPERKKVFDKSWDRFVLPLPFTRCPVYLGDPMEVTTEKLTPEVMEREKRRLEERMLSLGPQ